DNA from Salmo trutta chromosome 14, fSalTru1.1, whole genome shotgun sequence:
CACATTTAGTTTCACATTTAGATCGTTCAGATGCCCCAATATGTCCACACCGAAAGCAAAGTCGCCCTGCTAGTCTGTGTCTTTCAATTCAGAGAAGTCGTCAGGTATATTCCTTGATACGGTTGGTAAAGCTATCTCCCCTCTCAGTTCCCACACACGGCAAAATACTTTTCCCAGGCTTAGCCAGCGCTCATTTGAATGGTCCTGGTGCTCTGCCTCTGTCATTGAGCAGCTGAATGAACTGACGATGGTTAAGCCCACTTGCCTGTATAAAGCTGACAAGTTTTACAACCACTTTGACAATATTTTATAGCTTtaacacactgttacacaggGCTTCCTGATGAATAATCAATTCCTCTGTGTTAGAGCTTTCTTCTTTTACGTTGTCTTGTAATCTTTTTAGTAGGCCAATGTTTTTACTGGTTAGATTTGGGAATCCATGTGTTGCAAATCACacactcccttaaaacttgagacatctatggcattgtgttgtgtgacaaaactgcacattttagactggccttttattgtccccagcacaaggtgcacctgtgtaatgataatgctgtttaatcatcttcttgatatgccacacctgtcaggtggatggattatcttggcaaatgataaatgttcactaacagggatgtaaacacatttgtgcacaaaatgtgagagaaataagatttttgtgagtatggaattTTTTTTGAATCTTTTATTTCACGTCATGAAACATGGACCAACActctacatgttgcatttatatttttgttcattgtaatATTGTGCGTTGCCTTGTATTAGTTCTGGATTGTCTTTAAGCTTGTTCTAAAATATGTAAATTGAAAGTTGTAATTTTTATTAGTTTGCCAGTAACTGACTATTCCTTGGAGTATGTTTTGTTGTCATGTACTGTATActattgtcacgttctgaccagtaaaggggttatttgttattgtagtttggtcaggacgtggcagggggtgtttgttttatgtggttcggggtttgttgggctatgtgtttatgtagaggtgtgtttgtttagagtgttccggggtttttgggctatgttctatgttagtatatttctatgttctagtctagtctttctagttctatgtttacttaattgatttggccttcaattggaggcagctgttcttcgttgcctctgattgaagatcctatgtataggggtgttttggttatgggaattgtgggtagttatttcctgttttgtgcCTGTTCATCTGACAGGACTGTTGTATGTCGTGCGTTGTTTGTGTAcacgtgttttgtttgttttcccttcttttatatattaaaaagaagatgagtatacacgttcccgctgcaccttggtccaatctttacgacagccgttacaactaTAAGCTGTTTTCTCGTAGATGTTTCTATCTTAGTTGCTTAGTTGAGATTTAATTGATGTTAGTGTTTATTCAGTGTCTGTAATTTCCATGAAAATCAACAATAATTTAATAAACTAAATTATGattaacaaaaacatttcccttTCTCAAATTGCCTGTAAAAACAATTATGACGTTTTCAACTGACCATTTGGATTTTATTTGTCTGTCTCCACTCAATAGCCCAACCATCAACCACATTGTAAAAATAGCTATGCAGGTACTGCATGAAATCACCAATCGCCTGGAACACAGTATACACATATTTTCTGTAGTGCAATCATGCCCTTGTTAATTATTTTCACTAACTGGTATAATTTTAAAGACAATTTTAAAACCTGCGTGTTTCCACAGATTCAGGGCTGCCCTCTGACCTGAGGATAGTTCTGGTGGGGAAGACTGGAGCAGGGAAGAGTGCAACAGGAAACACCATCCTTGGGATGAAGGGGGCGTTTAAAGCAGAGGCATCACCAGTGTCTGTCACTGCAGAGACTAATAAGAAGAGAGGAAAGGTGGATGGGAGGAATATTGAAATCATCGACACCCCAGGGCTCTTTGACACATCAGTGGATGCAGTGACGATGAAAGGAGAAATAGACAAGTGTATTGAGATGTCAGTTCCAGGACCCCATGTGTTCCTGCTGGTGATCAGGCTGACGAGGttcacagaagaggagaggaacactGTCAAGTGCATCCAGAAGAATTTTGGAGATGAAGCCTCAAAGTACACCATAGTGCTGTTCACTGGAGAAGATCAGCTAGGGATGAAAAAAGCCGAGGACTTTGTGAAGGAGAGTGAAGAGCTCCAGCATCTCATCGCTCAATGTGGCAGCAGATACCACTTTTTCAATAACACTAATAGAGATGACACCACTCAGGTCACAGAGCTGCTGAGGAAGATAGATGAGATGGTGGAGAAGAATGAAGAACAATACTACACCAACGAGATGTTCCAGAGGGCCCAGGAAATACTGGACTGGGAAAAGGATCCGGTTGTAAAATTAGTCAAATGGTTCCCTCTACCTGTAAGAATACTAACAACACCATTGTGGTTCTCTTTGC
Protein-coding regions in this window:
- the LOC115147775 gene encoding GTPase IMAP family member 7-like isoform X2, with protein sequence MNRRARSDLPNSGLPSDLRIVLVGKTGAGKSATGNTILGMKGAFKAEASPVSVTAETNKKRGKVDGRNIEIIDTPGLFDTSVDAVTMKGEIDKCIEMSVPGPHVFLLVIRLTRFTEEERNTVKCIQKNFGDEASKYTIVLFTGEDQLGMKKAEDFVKESEELQHLIAQCGSRYHFFNNTNRDDTTQVTELLRKIDEMVEKNEEQYYTNEMFQRAQEILDWEKDPVVKLVKWFPLPVRILTTPLWFSLLTFHPLRLSDPVHRFNPFHYFVLQKQHISMMKKFKDLVCGTDTIRDEIREGADLSNQENIVDSGANTGSDVLVSTQAGPVSAPAATAAPILATPTLYLTVGAVLVCIFAVYVGLYLMG